From the Streptomyces sp. SN-593 genome, the window GCCGCGTTCCTGCGCGAGCTGGACGAGGCGAGGGAACTGCGCGACCGGGTCCGGCCCCGGCGGGCGCGGGCCGCCCGGATGCGCCAGCAGATGCGGATGCGCACCTTCCGCTGGTGACCCGTTGGGCGCTCGCGGGCGCCGGCCGGGAGAGGCCCCCGCGATGTGCGCAACGTCACCACGGCGAGCGGTCGGGTGGCCGTGGGGCCGGTCGGGGGTCCGCCAACATCGCGGTTTTCCGGAGAAGTGACCAAGTCCTGGCACGTCGCGGTGGCGAAGACCTCTCGCAACGGCCGTGTTTCTGCCACGATGCCGAGTGGGTGGGACCGTCATGAAACCCTCATGAACCGCAAGGTGGGCCCACCCGTTCCGGACGGCCCGAGACCTGTGGGAGAGTCACGGTGTACTTCGCCGCACTGCTCGCGCGCACCGAGGACGGTTGGCAAGCGAGCGAACCCGATCTCGACGATGTGGAAACCCTCGCCGATCTGAGCGAACTGGCTCGTACGGCAGGCGAGGAGGAGGAGACGGTCCTGGTCTTCATCGAGCAGGAGGACGCCTGGTTCGGCGTCATCCGCGTCGACGGTGAGGACGACCCAAGGATCTACGTGTCGGACGCGGCCGCCGCCGCCCGCAGCTCGTACGGGGAGATCCTGCTCACCGACGAGGTGCTGGGCCGCGACCCGGGGAACGCGGACGACCTCGACGACCTCGTCGACCTCGACGGCACCGAGGACGGCGACACCGACGACACCGACGAGGAGGCCGTGGCCGGCCTCGCGGAGGACCATGTGCCGACCGGCCCGCTCGGCGAGACCGGCCTGCTGGCCGACCTGGGCATGAGCGCCGCCGACCTGCTCGCGCTGAGCGGCGACGGCGCCCTGACCGGTGAGGCACTGGGCGAGATCGCCGACGCCCTGGGCGCGGCCGACGTGCTGGAGGCCGTCCGCTGACCGACCCCGATCCCGGTGCCGGCGCCGGACCCGACGTCCTGCGCGACCCGTGGGTGCCCGCGATGCGGATCGCCCTGGCGGAGGCCGAGCACGCCCCGCTCACCGGTGACGTACCGGTGGGCGCGGTCGTGCTGGCCCCCGACGGGTCGGTGCTCTCCCGTGCCCGCAACGAGCGCGAGGCGACCGGCGATCCGACCGCCCACGCGGAGGTGCTGGCCATCCGGCGCGCCGCCGCCGCGCTGGGCGGCTGGCGGCTGACCGGCTGCACCCTGGCGGTGACGCTGGAGCCGTGCACCATGTGCGCCGGCGCCATCGTGCTGTCCCGGCTGGCGCGGGTGGTCTACGGCGCGGCCGATCCGAAGGCGGGCGCGGCCGGCTCCCTGTGGGACCTGGTCCGCGACCGCCGCCTCAACCACCGCCCCGAGGTGATCGCCGAGGTGCTGCCCGCACCGAGCGCGACCCTCCTCTCCCGCTTCTTCCGCCCCCGGGATTTCTGACCACGGCCCCCGGTGGGCTAAGCTCTCTCTCGGTAGCGTGTCCGAGCGGCCTAAGGAGCACGCCTCGAAAGCGTGTGAGGGGGCAACTCCTCCGTGGGTTCAAATCCCACCGCTACCGCCATGAGCTGCAAGGACGAGGGGCCCGACCGTTGTTCGGTCGGGCCCCTCGCCGTGCCCGTCCCGGTTCCCGTCCCCCGCGGCCGCCACCGGGCGCGCCGACCGCCCCGCCGCCCACCGCCGGGAAAGCCTCGCAATCATCATCGTTTTTACGGATGATGATGCTGTCCGATCGTCTGGTTACTCCGTTCGACGGATAGAATCCGGCGGTTGCACAGGTGCGACCGCCGGGCCGAGTCGCTGCCGGGGAGGCCAAAGAGCATGGCGCAGGCGAGGAGGATCGCCACCATCGTGCTGGTGATCTTCGTGCTCTACACGATCATCGACCAGCCGGCTCGGGCGGCCGATCTCGTACAGGTGGGGTTCGTCGGGATCTCGAACGCCGCCAAGAGCTTGGGGCAGTTCATGCACGACCTGGCCAACTGAGGCCGCGGGCAAGACGAGGAGTGGCGATGATCCGGCACCTGGTGCTGTTCAAGCTGAACGAGGGCGTCGAACGCGACGACGCGCGCGTGGTCGAGGGCGGCCGGGTGTTCGCCGAACTCGGCGCGCTCATCCCGGAGGTGGCGGACTGGGAGTGCGGCTGGAACGTGACGGACCGGCCGATCGCCTACGACTTCGCCATCAACTCCTCCGTCGCGGACGCCGACGCGCTGACGCGCTACCTCGAACACCCCGCGCACCAGGCCGCGGTCGCGCTGTGGTCGCAGTTCGCCACCTGGGTCATCGCCGACTACCCGGTCTGATCGCACGCCCGTTCGCCACGGCCCCCCGGCCGCCGGCCCGGAGCCCCTCGCCGTCCGCGGCGGGGGGCTTCGTCGTGCCGGCGCGCGCCCGGCCCGTTCGTACAACACGGCAATATGCGGTGCTTGCACAAAGCACACATGAATTGTGATGCTATGACCGCTTTGCCCGACGTTTCGACGGACGTTCGCCGGATGGTGCCGTCGCAAGCGAACCGGAGTGGACCGACAAGGGGTGTGGTGTGCCGGTATCGGCCCGTACGGCGTCAACGCCGGCGACGACGTATCCGCGTGCGAGGACGCGGACGCCGAACAGCAACGCGGCCGACGCACGCGCGCTGACCCAGGTGCTCTTCGAGGAGATCGCGCGGCTGGAGCCGGGCACACCCGAGCACGCCCGGGTGCGGGCCGCGCTGATCGAGGTGAACCTGCCGCTGGTGCGGTACGCCGCGGCGCGCTTCCGCAGCCGCAACGAGCCGATGGAGGACGTGGTCCAGGTCGGCACGATCGGCCTGATCAACGCGATCGACCGCTTCGACCCGGAGCGGGGGGTGCAGTTCCCGACCTTCGCGATGCCCACGGTGGTCGGCGAGATCAAGCGCTACTTCCGCGACAACGTGCGCACCGTGCACGTGCCGCGCCGGCTGCACGAGCTGTGGGTGCAGGTCAGCGGCGCCATCGAGGACCTGACGGTGCTGCACGGCCGCTCGCCGACGACCGCGGAGATCGCCGAGCGGCTGCGGCTGTCCGAGGACGAGGTGCTGGCCTGCCTGGAGGCCGGCCGCGCCTACCACGCCACCTCGCTGGAGGCCGCCCAGGAGGGCGACGGCGCCCCCGGGCTGCTGGACCGGCTCGGCTACGAGGACCCGGCGCTCAACGGCGTCGAGCACCGCGATCTGGTCCGCCACCTCCTGGTGCAACTGCCGGAGCGCGAGCGGCGCATCCTGCTGCTGCGCTACTTCGGCAACCTGACGCAGTCCCAGATCAGCGCCGAGCTGGGCGTTTCCCAGATGCACGTGTCCCGGTTGCTGTCGCGCAGCTTCGCCCGACTCAGATCCGCAAACCAGCTCGAAGCGTAACCCAACGGGATCAAGCCACCTGCACAGATAAGTCGACATGACGCTACAGCGTGTTGCCGACATGTGACATTCTGCGGATAGCGCGTTTGTGACGGCCGGTCCTCCGGTATTCCAGTGGAGGAACAACCGTCGCTCGCGACGCCCGTCCGCGACCTCAAGGGGGTGGCATGTCCGTACAGTTGGGCAGTCCCAAGGTGCTTCGTACCGACGCAACCGACGCTGACGCACCGCATGACGCTGTGCACAGCGATGCCATCGACACCCGCACGCTGTCCCGTTCGCTCTTCCTGCGGCTGGCGGAGCTTCCCGTCGACAGCCCGGACCGCACCTACGTCCGCGACACGCTCATCGAGCTGAACCTCCCGCTGGTGCGGTACGCCGCCGCCCGTTTCCGCAGCCGCAACGAGCCGATGGAGGACATCGTCCAGGTCGGCACGATCGGCCTGATCAAGGCGATCGACCGGTTCGACTGCGAGCGCGGCGTGGAGTTCCCGACCTTCGCGATGCCGACCATCGTCGGCGAGGTGAAGCGCTTCTTCCGCGACACCTCGTGGTCGGTGCGGGTGCCGCGGCGGCTCCAGGAGCTGCGGCTGGCGCTGACCAAGGCGAGCGACGAGCTGTCCCAGAAGCTGGACCGCTCTCCGACCGTCGCCGAACTGGCCGGCTGCCTCGGCGTCTCCGAGGAGGACGTGGTCGACGGCCTGGCGGTGGGCAACGCCTACACCGCCAGCTCGCTGGACTCCCCGCCGCCCGAGGACGACGGCGGCGAGGGCACCCTGGCCGACCGGCTGGGATACGAGGACAGCGCCCTCGAAGGCGTGGAGTACCGCGAGTCGCTGAAGCCCCTGCTGGCCCAACTGCCCCCGCGGGAGCGCCAGATCATCATGCTGCGGTTCTTCGCGAACATGACGCAGTCGCAGATCGGCGAGGAGGTCGGCATCTCCCAGATGCACGTCTCCCGGTTGCTCACCCGGACCCTGGCCCAGCTCCGCATCGGGCTGACCTCTGAGGCGTGACGAGCGAGCTCCCGGAGTGGCCGGCCGAGGAACGAGGCCGTCCGCGCAGGGAGCGAGGAGGAAGGCCGACCAGGGGGCCGGAGGCGGAGAAGGGGAGTGGTCGCCGTTACTTCATCGCGAGCGCGACCACTCCCACGATCACCACCAGCACCACGACGACACCGATGATCAGGCCCGCCCGGCTGCGGCTCTGGGCCTGCTGCACCTGCGCGGGCGGCGGCTGCTCGTCGACGAAGGCGCGGAACATCTGGGTGCTGCCGGCCGGGTCGTAGTTGTTCTCAGGGTTCGGCGAGGAGTTCGACATGCCGCCAGACCCTAGCGTGTCCGTGGAATAACCCGCACCCCCCGGTTGTTCTGGTGCCACATGGCACGCATCGGCAACTCAGCGCTCGACGTCTTCCCCCTCTCCCTCGGCGGCAATGTCTTCGGCTGGACGGCCGACGAGGCACAGTCCTTCGCCGTGCTCGACGCCTTCACCGGGCACGGGGGCGACTTCATCGACACCGCGGACGTGTACTCGGCCTGGGTGCCGGGCAACTCCGGCGGCGAGTCGGAGACCATCCTCGGCGCCTGGCTGGCCCGCCGCGGCCGCCGCGACGACGTGGTGATCGCCACGAAGGTCGGCATGCACCCCGACCACAAGGGGCTGCGGGCCGACACGATCAAGAAGGGCGCCGAGGCGTCGCTGCGCCGGCTCGGCGTGGACCACATCGACCTGTACTACACGCACCGCAACGACACCGACGTGCCCGTCGAGGAGATCATCACCGCGCTGGACGCCCTGGTGCAGGAGGGCAAGGTCCGGGCGATCGGCGCCTCCAACATCTCCACCGAGCGGCTGGCCGCCTCCCTGGACTTCTCCGAGCGCGAGGGCCTGGCGCGGTACGAGATCATCCAGCCCAAGTACAACCTGGTCGAGCGCGAGGAGTTCGAGGGGCCGCTCGCGGACCTCGTGGCGGCCCGCGGCGTGTCCACCGCGCCCTACTACGGCCTCGCCTCCGGCTTCCTCACCGGCAAGTACCGCCCCGGCACCCAGGTGGACAGCCCGCGGGCCGCGCGGGCCGCCGGCTTCCTCGACACGCCCTCCGGTCCGAAGGTCCTCGCGGCGCTCGACGAGGTGGCCGCCTCCCACGGCGCCGAGGTCGCCACGGTCGCGCTGGCCTGGCTGGCCGCGCAGCCGACGGTGGTGGCGCCGATCGCCAGCGCGCGGACGGTGGAGCAGGTGCCCTCGCTGACCGCGGTGGCCGAACTGGAGCTGACCGAGCAGGAGGTGGCGGCGCTGACCGCCGCCGCGTCCTGAGCCGACGGCAGGGGGCGGGCGGCGCCGCGCCGCGCGCCCCTGTGCTCCCCCTCACCGGCCCCAGCACTTGCGCAGTGCAACCATCTGTCCCTACGGTTGCTCCAGGCAATCACCTGCGCGGGCGCGAGGTCGCGTGGGAGCGTGCGACTCCCGGTCGGACGGCACGTACCCGCAGCGGAGAGGTCGGGTCGTCCGGCACGGGTCACGGGTCCTGGCGGCGGCCGGAGCAGGGGACGGCCGAGGCCGCCCGCCGGGACCCCCACACCGGCCGCGGGTCCGCCCCGCGGCCGAGGCGGCATCCGCGGCGGGCACGGCCCCGCGCGCGGTGCGCCCCGGCGCTCGTCAGTCCCCGGCGCTCGCAGGGCCCCTGGCACCCGTACGGCCTCCAGCTCGGGCCCGGCGCTCCGGCGTAGGGTGCGGGCATGGCTCCCAACATCGCCACCAACACCCATGTCGGCCTGGACGAACTGCTGGAGTTCATCCGGCCGCGCCACCACGCGATCCTGCTCACCACCCGCGCGGACGGCCGCCCGCAGGGCTCGCCGCTCACCTGCGGGGTGGACGACTCGGGGCGGATCGTGGTGTCGACCTACCCCGAGCGGGCGAAGACCCGCAACGCCAGGCGCGACCCCCGGGTCAGCGTGATCGTGCTGTCCGACTCCTTCAACGACGCGTGGGTGCAGGTCGACGGCCGCGCCGAGGTGCTGGACGCGCCGGAGTCCGTCGAACCCCTCGTGGAGTACTTCCGGAACATCTCCGGCGAGCACCCGGACTGGGCGGAGTACCGCGAGGCGATGCTCCGGCAGGGCAAGTCCCTGATCCGGATCACCCCGGAGCGCTGGGGCCCGATCGCCACCGGAGGCTTCCCCGCGCGCCTCGCCTGAGTACCGCCGCACCCTGGGCACCGCCTCACCCGTACCGCCTTTCCGGGTACCGCCACGCCTGGGCGCCGCCGCCTCCCGCCCCCTCGCCCCCGTGCGGCTCCCGGACATGCGGCGGCCCGCGGACCGGCAGGACCGGTCCGCGGGCCGCGGACGGCGGGCTCGCTCCCGCGGCCCGACCGGACGGGGGTTACGACGACTTCGGCGCCGTGAGGTCGTAGACGGTGGTGCCGCCCACGGTCTTCGCGGTGAAGTGCGACGTGACCCAGGAGCTGATCTCGGTGGGCGTGCTGCTGCCGCCCATCGAACCGCCGCCGAACCCGCCGCCGCCGATGAAGTAGTGGATCCGGCCCTCGGACACGTACTTCTCGAACTGCGCCAGCGTCGGTGACGGGTCGCTGCCGTTGAAGCCGCCGACCGACATCACCGGCTGCTGGGTCGCCAACTGGTAGCTCGCCTGGTTCTGCGAGCCGATCGCGGCCGCCACCCAGGTGTAGTCGCCGGCGTCCTTCAGCAGCAGGGCCTTCATCGCGGAGCTGACCTGGGCGCCGTCGAGCAGGCCGCCCATGCCACCCGCTCCGCCCTCGCCGCCGGCGCCGCCGGGGAAGCCGTTCCCGCCCTGGGCCTGGCCCTGTCCGCCCTGTCCGCCCTGTCCGGGCGTCTGCCCCTGCCCCTGGGCCTGGCCCTGTCCGGGCATCTGCCCGAACCCGCCGCCGAATCCGCCGGTGCCGGTGCCGTTCCCCGTACCGTTGCCGCCGCCGTTCCCGTTGCCGGGGAAGGTGCCGGTCGGCGGGGTGCCGCCGGTCCGGCCCTGGCCACCGCCCGGGAAGCCGCCCCGGCCGCCGCCACCGCCGCCGGGGAACCCGCCGCCGCCCTGCACCGCGGGCCCGGCGGTCACGATGGACCCCTCGTGCGGGGTGCTTACGGTGTCGAGGGTGTAGGCCACCGGTCCGCCCAGGACCGCGGCGAGGCCGACCACCGCGGTCACCACGGTCAGCCGGGCGCCGGCGCGAGCGGCCGCCATCCCCGGCAGCGCGCCCGCGAGCAGCGCCAGCGCGGCCACCGCTCCGGCGACGACGATCGCGACGCGCAGCCACGGATGCCAGTCGGGGCTGCGGTGCAGCAGGGTGTACGCCCACACGGCCGTGCCGGCGACGGTGAGCGCCATGACCGATGCGGCCGCGATGTGGGTGCGGCGCTGCCACAGCAGGGAGGCGCCCATGCCGACCAGCGCCGCGATGTAGGGCGCGAGGGCGATGTTGTAGTACTGGTGGAAGATGCCGGACATGTAGCTGAACGTCACGAACGTCATCAGCAGCGCGCCGCCCCAGAGCAGAAACGCCGCCCGGGTCGCCGAGGTGCGGCGGGCCCTGCGGGTGATCCACAGGCCCGCGACCAGCGCCACGAAGGCGGCCGGCAGCAGCCAGGCGATCTGCCCGCCCATCTCCGAGTTGAAGAGCCGGCCGATGCCGGTGGCGCCCCACATGCCGCCGCTGTTGCCGCCCGGTCCCCCGCCGCCGCCGACGCTGCCGGTCTCGTTGCCGGTGATCCGGCCGAAGCCGTTGTAGCCGAAGGTCAGCGACAGGAAGCTGTTGTCCTGGGAGCCGCCGATGTACGGGCGCGAGGACTTCGGCCACAGCTCGACGATCGTGACCCACCAGCCGCCCGCGACCACCATCGCGACGGCGGCGTACAGGATCTGGAGCAGCCGGCGGCGCAGCGGGGTCGGCGCGCAGACCGCGTAGACCACGGCGAGCGGCGGCAGGATCAGCCACGCCTGGAGGGTCTTGGTCAGGAACGCGAGGCCGAAGACCGCTCCGGCGATCAGCAGCCACTTGGTGCGGGCGTCCTCGACGGCGCGCAGCACGCAGTAGACCGCGGTGACCATGAGCAGCGCGAGCAGCGCGTCGGGGTTGTTGAAGCGGAACATCAGCGCCGCGACCGGGGTCACGGCGAGCACCGCGCCCGCGGTCAGACCCGCGCCGGGTCCGAAGCGGCGCCGTACGGCCGCGTACAGCACGCCGACGGTGCCGACGCCCATCAGCGCCTCGGGCACGAGGATCTGCCAGGAGCCGAGGCCGAACAGCCGCACCGACAGGGCCATCGGCCACAGCGCGGCCGGCGGCTTGTCGACGGTGATCGAGTTCGCGGCGTCGGAGGACCCGAAGAAGAACGCCTTCCAGCTCTGGCTGCCGGCCTGGACGGCGGCGGAGTAGAAGGAGTTGGCGTACCCGGAGGCGCCCAGGTCGTACAGGTAGAGCACCAGCGTGGCCACGAGCAGGCCGAGGAACGCGGGGCGGACCCACGTCGGGTCCTCCGGGCGGCCGCGCCAGACGCGGTGCGGCAGGCTCCGCCCGCCGCCGGCCGGCGGCTCGGTGGCGGGGCCCCCGGTGTCCGGCTGCCGGTCGCCGCGCGATACCGCGACGGCGGACGTCTGGGCGGCCGGTCCTTCGACGGCGCGGGTCGCGCCGCCGTCGGCGGCGACCGGGCCGGGTGCGGGACCGGGCGGGCCGGTCACGCCGTCCAGCGCGTGTGCGTCGCTCGGGGAGGTCATCGGGCACTCCTCAGATCGTGGTCGTCGCGGTCGTCATGGTCGTCGCGGCCCTGGAAGGCCGCGAGGGCGGGTCCGTCGGGGGCGGGGACGGTCCCGGCGTCGTCGGCGCGGAACCCTGCGCGGAGGCCGGCGCCGGCCTCCGCACGGGAGCCGGCCCGGGAATCGGCGCCGCAGTCGGCGCCGCAGTCGGCCCCGGAATCGGCGCGGTCGGGGAAGAGCCAGGCGCGGAAGAGCAGGAAGCGCAGCACCGTGGCGGCGAGGTTCGCCGCGACCAGGACCGCGAGTTCGGTCCGGTGGGCGGGGTGCGGCGCCGCGGTGTGCAGCGCCGCCAGCGAGCCGCTGGTCAGCGCGAGGCCGATGGCGAACACCACGAGCCCCTGGGCCTGGTGGCGGACCGCCCGGGCCGAGCCGCGCACCCCGAAGGTGAGCCGCCGGTTGGCGGCGGTGTTGCCGAGCGCGGACAGCAGCAGGGCCAGCGCGTTGGCGAGTTGGGAGTCCAGCCCGTGGCGGAAGAGGAAGTACAGCACCAGGTAGACGGCGGTGCTCAGCACGCCGACCGCGCAGAACCCGACCAGTTGGCGGGCCAGCCCGGCGGGTACGCCCGGCAGTTCGCGGTCGCGCGGGTCCTCCCCGAACGGCCGGCGCAGCCGGTCGAGCGCGAGCCGCCCGGTGGCCAGTGCCCGGCCGACCCGCCACACGCCGCGCAGGTCGGCGGTGGCGGTCCGCACGATGTCCACGCTGCTGTTCGGGTCGTCGACCCAGTCGACCGGCACCTCGTGGATGCGCAGGCCCGCGCGTTCGGCGAGCACCAGCATCTCCGTGTCGAAGAACCAGCTGCTGTCCTCGACCATCGGCAGCAGCCGCTGCGCGACGTCGGAGCGGATCGCCTTGAAGCCGCACTGCGCGTCGGAGAAGTGCGCGGCGAGCGAGCCGCGCAGGATCAGGTTGTAGGCGCGGGAGATGAACTCCCGCTTGGCGCCGCGCACCACCCGCGAGGACTGCGCGAGCCGCGAGCCGATCGCCAGGTCGGAGTGGCCGGAGATCAGCGGGGCGACCAGCGGCAGCAGGGCGTTGAGGTCGGTGGACAGGTCCACGTCCATGTACGCGAGCACCGGCGCGTCCGAGGCGGTCCACACGGTGCGCAGCGCCCGCCCCCGCCCCTTCTCCTCCAGCCGGACCGAGACGACGCCGGGCAGTTCCTCGGCGAGCCGCGCCGCGATCGCCGGGGTCCGGTCGGTGCTGGCGTTGTCCGCGACGGTGATCCGGAACGGGTACGGGAAGGTGTCGGTGAGGTGCGCGTGCAGCCGGCGCACGCCGGGCCCGAGGCCGTCCTCCTCGTTGTAGACGGGGACGACGACGTCGAGCACGGGGGCGACGGGCGCGGAGGGCCCTGGGGTACCGGGGGTCGGGCGGGTCGCGGCGTCGGAGGGGTGTACTGCGGCCGCGACCGGCAGGTGCCGACGGGCGGGCAGGTTGCCGAGGTTGGTTCGCATGCCATGAGCCTCGGCAACCGGCCTGTCACGGCGATGTGCTGAGGCTGAGGGAGACCTATGAGTCCGATGGTGCCGGTGGGACCGGGAGGGCGTGCACGGCCCCGGCCGCGGGCGCGGTCGGCAGCGTGACGGTGAAGACCGTACGGCCGGGCACCGAGGCCACGTCGACGGTGCCGCCGTGCGCCGCGACCACCGAGTGCACGATGGCCAGGCCCAGGCCGGTGCTGCCCGCCGCGCGGGAGCGGGAGGCGTCGCCGCGGGCGAACCGCTCGAAGACGTGCCGGCGCAGCTTCTCGGGGATGCCGGGGCCGTCGTCCTCGACCTGGAGCACCACGTCCGCGGGCCGGCGCAGCGGCACGTCGGCCGGCCGGCGCCGGACCCGGGCGGTGACGGTCGTGCCGGGCGGGGTGTGCGCGCGGGCGTTGGCGAGGAGGTTGGCGAGCACCTGCCGCAACCGCGGCTCGTCGCCGTACACGGTGGCGGGCTCGTCCGGCAGCTCCAGCCGCCAGTCGTGGTCGCGGCCGGCCGCGCGGGCGTCGCTGACCGCGTCCACCACCAGCGGGGACAGGTCGGTCTCGGTGCGGTCGACCGGGCGGCCCGCGTCGAGGCGGGCGAGCAGCAGCAGGTCCTCGACCAGCGTGGTCATCCGGGCCGCCTCGGACTCGATCCGGCCGAGCGCGTGCCGGGTGTCGGGGCCGACCGGCTCCTGGCCGCGGCGGGTCAGCTCGGCGTAGCCGCGGATGGAGGCGAGCGGGGTGCGCAGTTCGTGGCTGGCGTCGGCGACGAACCGCCGGACCCGGGTCTCGCTCTCCTGCCGGGCGTGCAGCGCCGAACCGACGTGCCCGAGCATCCGGTTGAGCGCGGCGCCGACCTGGCCGAACTCGGTGCGCGGGTCGGTGTCGGACTCCGGGACCCGGCTCAGCGGGGCCACCTCGCCGCGGTGCAGGGGCAGTTCGGCGACCCGGGTGGCGGTGGCCGCGACCCGGCGCAGCGGTTCCAGGGCGATCCGCATCAGCGCGGCGCCCGCGAGCCCGGCGGCGACCAGTCCGGCGGCGGCGACCGAGACCTCGACCCACAGCAGGGTGGACAAAGTGTCCTCGGTGCTCTCGCTGCTCAGGCCGACCAGCACGGTGCCGCCGTCCTGGACGGAGGCGGCCGACTCGACCCGGTAGTCCCCGAGGCCGGGGATGGTGACGCTGTGCGGTT encodes:
- a CDS encoding nucleoside deaminase yields the protein MRIALAEAEHAPLTGDVPVGAVVLAPDGSVLSRARNEREATGDPTAHAEVLAIRRAAAALGGWRLTGCTLAVTLEPCTMCAGAIVLSRLARVVYGAADPKAGAAGSLWDLVRDRRLNHRPEVIAEVLPAPSATLLSRFFRPRDF
- a CDS encoding Dabb family protein; translation: MIRHLVLFKLNEGVERDDARVVEGGRVFAELGALIPEVADWECGWNVTDRPIAYDFAINSSVADADALTRYLEHPAHQAAVALWSQFATWVIADYPV
- a CDS encoding RNA polymerase sigma factor SigF, producing the protein MPVSARTASTPATTYPRARTRTPNSNAADARALTQVLFEEIARLEPGTPEHARVRAALIEVNLPLVRYAAARFRSRNEPMEDVVQVGTIGLINAIDRFDPERGVQFPTFAMPTVVGEIKRYFRDNVRTVHVPRRLHELWVQVSGAIEDLTVLHGRSPTTAEIAERLRLSEDEVLACLEAGRAYHATSLEAAQEGDGAPGLLDRLGYEDPALNGVEHRDLVRHLLVQLPERERRILLLRYFGNLTQSQISAELGVSQMHVSRLLSRSFARLRSANQLEA
- a CDS encoding RNA polymerase sigma factor SigF, producing the protein MSVQLGSPKVLRTDATDADAPHDAVHSDAIDTRTLSRSLFLRLAELPVDSPDRTYVRDTLIELNLPLVRYAAARFRSRNEPMEDIVQVGTIGLIKAIDRFDCERGVEFPTFAMPTIVGEVKRFFRDTSWSVRVPRRLQELRLALTKASDELSQKLDRSPTVAELAGCLGVSEEDVVDGLAVGNAYTASSLDSPPPEDDGGEGTLADRLGYEDSALEGVEYRESLKPLLAQLPPRERQIIMLRFFANMTQSQIGEEVGISQMHVSRLLTRTLAQLRIGLTSEA
- a CDS encoding aldo/keto reductase, whose product is MARIGNSALDVFPLSLGGNVFGWTADEAQSFAVLDAFTGHGGDFIDTADVYSAWVPGNSGGESETILGAWLARRGRRDDVVIATKVGMHPDHKGLRADTIKKGAEASLRRLGVDHIDLYYTHRNDTDVPVEEIITALDALVQEGKVRAIGASNISTERLAASLDFSEREGLARYEIIQPKYNLVEREEFEGPLADLVAARGVSTAPYYGLASGFLTGKYRPGTQVDSPRAARAAGFLDTPSGPKVLAALDEVAASHGAEVATVALAWLAAQPTVVAPIASARTVEQVPSLTAVAELELTEQEVAALTAAAS
- a CDS encoding PPOX class F420-dependent oxidoreductase, with protein sequence MAPNIATNTHVGLDELLEFIRPRHHAILLTTRADGRPQGSPLTCGVDDSGRIVVSTYPERAKTRNARRDPRVSVIVLSDSFNDAWVQVDGRAEVLDAPESVEPLVEYFRNISGEHPDWAEYREAMLRQGKSLIRITPERWGPIATGGFPARLA
- a CDS encoding ArnT family glycosyltransferase; amino-acid sequence: MTSPSDAHALDGVTGPPGPAPGPVAADGGATRAVEGPAAQTSAVAVSRGDRQPDTGGPATEPPAGGGRSLPHRVWRGRPEDPTWVRPAFLGLLVATLVLYLYDLGASGYANSFYSAAVQAGSQSWKAFFFGSSDAANSITVDKPPAALWPMALSVRLFGLGSWQILVPEALMGVGTVGVLYAAVRRRFGPGAGLTAGAVLAVTPVAALMFRFNNPDALLALLMVTAVYCVLRAVEDARTKWLLIAGAVFGLAFLTKTLQAWLILPPLAVVYAVCAPTPLRRRLLQILYAAVAMVVAGGWWVTIVELWPKSSRPYIGGSQDNSFLSLTFGYNGFGRITGNETGSVGGGGGPGGNSGGMWGATGIGRLFNSEMGGQIAWLLPAAFVALVAGLWITRRARRTSATRAAFLLWGGALLMTFVTFSYMSGIFHQYYNIALAPYIAALVGMGASLLWQRRTHIAAASVMALTVAGTAVWAYTLLHRSPDWHPWLRVAIVVAGAVAALALLAGALPGMAAARAGARLTVVTAVVGLAAVLGGPVAYTLDTVSTPHEGSIVTAGPAVQGGGGFPGGGGGGRGGFPGGGQGRTGGTPPTGTFPGNGNGGGNGTGNGTGTGGFGGGFGQMPGQGQAQGQGQTPGQGGQGGQGQAQGGNGFPGGAGGEGGAGGMGGLLDGAQVSSAMKALLLKDAGDYTWVAAAIGSQNQASYQLATQQPVMSVGGFNGSDPSPTLAQFEKYVSEGRIHYFIGGGGFGGGSMGGSSTPTEISSWVTSHFTAKTVGGTTVYDLTAPKSS
- a CDS encoding bifunctional glycosyltransferase family 2/GtrA family protein — translated: MRTNLGNLPARRHLPVAAAVHPSDAATRPTPGTPGPSAPVAPVLDVVVPVYNEEDGLGPGVRRLHAHLTDTFPYPFRITVADNASTDRTPAIAARLAEELPGVVSVRLEEKGRGRALRTVWTASDAPVLAYMDVDLSTDLNALLPLVAPLISGHSDLAIGSRLAQSSRVVRGAKREFISRAYNLILRGSLAAHFSDAQCGFKAIRSDVAQRLLPMVEDSSWFFDTEMLVLAERAGLRIHEVPVDWVDDPNSSVDIVRTATADLRGVWRVGRALATGRLALDRLRRPFGEDPRDRELPGVPAGLARQLVGFCAVGVLSTAVYLVLYFLFRHGLDSQLANALALLLSALGNTAANRRLTFGVRGSARAVRHQAQGLVVFAIGLALTSGSLAALHTAAPHPAHRTELAVLVAANLAATVLRFLLFRAWLFPDRADSGADCGADCGADSRAGSRAEAGAGLRAGFRADDAGTVPAPDGPALAAFQGRDDHDDRDDHDLRSAR
- a CDS encoding HAMP domain-containing sensor histidine kinase, giving the protein MRRRLVASCVALVAVVCAVIGAVTIFALHDFLYGQLDSKVHDTAVRAGGPRPDQSGLGQNVPGGRNGLGPTGGAADMPHGLSFVFLSGGGQPGETVAATVSSAGTVTEAAVSANSPSTGQLVADDLTAKQAAVFSGVPRDGKPHSVTIPGLGDYRVESAASVQDGGTVLVGLSSESTEDTLSTLLWVEVSVAAAGLVAAGLAGAALMRIALEPLRRVAATATRVAELPLHRGEVAPLSRVPESDTDPRTEFGQVGAALNRMLGHVGSALHARQESETRVRRFVADASHELRTPLASIRGYAELTRRGQEPVGPDTRHALGRIESEAARMTTLVEDLLLLARLDAGRPVDRTETDLSPLVVDAVSDARAAGRDHDWRLELPDEPATVYGDEPRLRQVLANLLANARAHTPPGTTVTARVRRRPADVPLRRPADVVLQVEDDGPGIPEKLRRHVFERFARGDASRSRAAGSTGLGLAIVHSVVAAHGGTVDVASVPGRTVFTVTLPTAPAAGAVHALPVPPAPSDS